TTTCGCTTCTAGTTGCTCGATCATTTGCTGATTATCAAAGCGCTCTTTCTGGCGTTTGCCATCAAGATAAAAAGCACTCTTTTTATTACCACCAGCAACGCCCATATGTGATGCTTCTGCTTCACCCGGTCCATTAACAACGCAACCAATAATAGAGACATCCATTGGGGTTGTAATATCCTCAAGGCGCTCTTCTAGCGCATTGACAGTACCAATAACATCAAACTCTTGTCGCGAACACGTAGGACAAGCGATGAAATTAATACCACGCGAACGAATACGCAGCGATTTTAAAATATCAAAGCCAACCTTTATCTCTTCAACTGGATTAGCAGCAAGAGAAATACGCAAAGTATCACCAATGCCCTCAGACAGCAGCATGCCTAAGCCAACAGAAGACTTAACCGCACCAGCTCTAGCACCACCAGCTTCCGTAATACCAAGGTGTAAAGGTTGATCGATTTTATTGGCTAATAAGCGATAAGACTCAACAGCTAAAAAGACATCCGATGCCTTAACGCTGACCTTAAATTGATCGAAGTTAAGGCGATCTAAGATATCAACATGACGCATTGCTGATTCAATCAGCGCCTCTGCGGTTGGTTCACGATATTTAACCTGAATGTCTTTCTCTAATGAGCCGCCATTAACACCAATGCGAATTGGAATATTCTTATCGCGAGCGCAATCAACAACCGAGCGAATACGCTCTTCGTTGCCAATATTCCCCGGATTGATTCGCAGACAATCTACACCGTATTCAGCCACTTTTAAGGCGATACGATAGTCAAAGTGAATATCTGCAATCAGCGGGATTTTGACTTGTTGCTTAATCTGCTTAAAGGCTTCAGCCGCATCCATAGTCGGTACTGACACGCGCACAATATCCGCTCCAACCTTCTCTAAGGCCTGGATCTGTGCCACGGTCGCTGCCACGTCTGTGGTGCGGGTGTTGGTCATTGACTGTACGGCAATTGGCGCACCATCGCCGATTGGTACATCGCCAACATAAATACGCGTCGATGGACGACGCTTAATAGGAGATTCGTGATGCATAGTTACTCTGCAGTAAAACGTGCTACTTTACCCGCAGTATACCCAGAAAGATCGAATGGTTCACCCGAAATTGATAGTGATACGGCCTCAGGCGCTCCAACAACAAACTTAAATGGTCCTTGCCCTTCAAGCTTTAATGAGTCTCCTGATTTCTTCACTCCCATATGTAGGGTTTTACCTTGGGCATCTGATACCTTGATCCAGCAGTCCGCTTTAAAGCTCATTGAGATTGCAGGTGGTATTACGGCTGGCAATTGGGTCGGTTTTTCAATCGCTAAACTAGAATCAGCAGCGGATACGGATGTAAGGTCTTCTGACGCAGACCCGGTTTCCGTTGCTATGGCTTCATCTGTCACTTCAGGTTCAGCAGGCGTTGAATCAAGTTGCTGCACCTCTTGTTGTGCAGGCTGTTCAGCA
Above is a genomic segment from Vibrio gallicus containing:
- the ispG gene encoding flavodoxin-dependent (E)-4-hydroxy-3-methylbut-2-enyl-diphosphate synthase, yielding MHHESPIKRRPSTRIYVGDVPIGDGAPIAVQSMTNTRTTDVAATVAQIQALEKVGADIVRVSVPTMDAAEAFKQIKQQVKIPLIADIHFDYRIALKVAEYGVDCLRINPGNIGNEERIRSVVDCARDKNIPIRIGVNGGSLEKDIQVKYREPTAEALIESAMRHVDILDRLNFDQFKVSVKASDVFLAVESYRLLANKIDQPLHLGITEAGGARAGAVKSSVGLGMLLSEGIGDTLRISLAANPVEEIKVGFDILKSLRIRSRGINFIACPTCSRQEFDVIGTVNALEERLEDITTPMDVSIIGCVVNGPGEAEASHMGVAGGNKKSAFYLDGKRQKERFDNQQMIEQLEAKIRAKASLLDPAQRIDINDIQE